GGCAGTTCATCATGTTCTCAGTTGAAATTGAATTTAAATAACCATAATTACACAGTTGTAATATTAGCCATGTAATACATAAATAGTTTTTCCGATTTTCCCATCTTCTTCTCACGTCTTTTCTTCAGTCCATCTCTACCTGTCTCCCATATTTTGCATCTGAATACTGAGAGAGGTGAAGCTGGCCAGTAGGTCTGTCACCTCGTCCACCTGCGGATCACATGAAAGAATTACAACGTCCTGAAGCTACAGTGATATCAAAAGACAGGGAACTGTACTTAAAAGGAGAGCCAATATTATAACAagctattttatattttctttttttacaaattAGAATGTTTTTATAACATCAACCATTTATCGGTTATCGGCCAGAACGTGAAAATAATTATCAGGCTCAGCTAATCGATATAGGACCAGAATTTCATTATCAATGCATCCCTATACAAGGGTTcatataatgtatattatttAATCTGTTTTCCTGAAGTATAACTGAGCCGCTGACATGCACTCTGAAGCTCGATCCTAGATGTGTGCGAGCCGTACCTGCTCTCTGGTGCGGGTGTTCTGCAGCTGGTTTGAGATGTGCTctagtttctctctctcttcactcTGTCCCATTATATTCAGATATTCCCGCAGCATTTGAATGATCTACAGACATATCCAGAGATCATTGGTTCATCTTCCATTACAGGACATACACAAGCAAAACCAGTACAACAGGAGCATAGGAACAATCTGAAAAGTGGGGGCGGGgcatattataaacattatcaGTCTGgctcattaatattaattaggAAACATTGGCCTGGTGTCatagacagggcttagactaaacTAGGATTAGCTCAATAAGGAcatttaagtaacttttataaatgttccctagaaaaaaacattactggtgtgtatcaagagacaaaacaatgacactgacatattttaagatctaTCAGTGaaagtttctttcagttaaaactgctcaaacatgcattttaatctAGGACTTtcacttgtctgtgaaaccaggggattATGTTTGCCCAGTAGTCATTACAATTACACTTACGCATTCGCCATATGCTAAGTGACGTTCATAGTCAACATTAAGAGTGCAAGAAGAATCGAAATTAAATCTAAATCGTGGTATGACTTagtaaaattatgaaaattgcgatttagttaaataaatatatgcgcTGCGTGTTTCAGAGTGAAGTACGGCACTGAATGTCTCAGAGCAGTTTGGTTCACAGTAAGTGCTTCGCTTTGAGGGCACCCTGCGGTTTTCTaacaaaatattgatattttaacatttgaaaatcTAGAAATTAAGGCAGCCATAAATAtcagtattgtaattttacagttgtaatgtaaaataaaatgatattctTTTTATTAAAGCAGAACactttgcgaagctccccctacaggttccttcagtgaatcacacaagcgcagctctggactacaacgactacaacactcaccagcgcagtagttttgcaaatacagtacaagaaatatCGATGGatgtgggtaattttcgaaattgacttataaagtcataatatatacattgtttttgaattaccgtaaagaaTTTTTTCACTCTCGCGTGAAAGTGAAACGTTTAAATCTGCAGATTTATAACATTATATGCATTAATGGAATCTGTCATGAACACAAGACAGccacaatttaaatgtttatatttcaaaacactaattggagtagaaatattttgtcattaaaacattattttaatattataaaaacttccttGTGTGTAATTTGCATGTTTGTATACAAATCAGTAAATTTTAACTTTCAGTATTATAGTAATACCAACTGACagggttccctgtatagtttaccgcattagttaatttttttccttgagaaaatttgccatgtaatGTTCCTGATATATATTGAAATGAAATCAATATCGGAATTTAATCGAATCACAAATTTGTGAATCAAGATCACACTGAATCTTGGTTTTGAACAACCTCAGATTTTTCCATAGTTGACATTTATGTGATGAAAGTTGAGTCGACGTCAACTAGTCGCTGATGACGTCATTAACGAACAACACTGACGGGTTGATTTGTGCACAGCTAAAGCATATGACACAGCGCTGCCCACAAGGCTCCTACATAACAGCTTATTTTTATCAGTTCTTTTGTCTATGGTTCGTTATAAATCTGCTCGTTCTAAATCACATACAgagtaaatattacatttatatgaatGCATTAATGAGAGAGCGATTGTATCTGCATGTGATGTGCATGCTACTGTCtgtatgtgtgcgtgtgagACAGCGCGTTCATTTAGAATGGCAATTAACTTATGTGTACAATAAGCCGTTTAAAACGTTCATTCACCTGATCAGTAGCGAGCATCCAGAGGGTATAATCAAAATATATCTTGTGAAGAGTTCTCAgagtatacatttatttgtcatttactGTTGGATACGGTGTGCGAATGTGGACTTCAAAGTTTAGTCAAGCGCAAAGCATTATGGCAGAGCATTAAAGTCGACTAGTCGGTTCAACCCCTAATCGAATCGTGACATTTGTGTCAGTACCCAGCCCTAGCATTAAGCATATCAGGCATGTGTTAACCACCTGTGTGACCTCTCCTCTGAGGGTTTCTAGGCTACGTGAGTCTCCCTCTTGTAAGATGTTGAGCTTCGAACGGGCAAGATGAAGAGGAGTCCTTCCAGCACGGTCCAGAGCATCAACACGGGCACCTAAGGGAACGTTCATAATGTTTGAACTAGTACTGAATTTGATTTGTGAATGGTTTTGGGGGTAATTTATTAAGAACTATCAAAAAGATCTCAAATGAATAAGATTTAGATCAATTGGTTTTTCAGACATACAAAATCAATCGTACCTCCTCGCAGTAAGGTTGTGATGACAGGCACATGGTTGGTGCAGGCAGCTGTAAAAGACAATTTAAGTCAGAGTAAGCTTATTTCTTACAGCTTTGAATATAGATTTAATCATACATAATGGTGCAAATAAATATGTAACCAAACAAATGTGCTTATGCACATTCTTACCCAGATGCAGTGGTGTGTTTCCGAGGCTGTCTCTCTGGTTTGGGTCAGCACCATAACTCAGCAACAACTTAACTGGATTGTTATAGGTGGAGATGGAAAGAAAAAGTGGAAcctgtttaaaggattagttcactttaaaatgaaaattaccccatgatttactcactctcgAACCATCCTAGgcgtatatgactttcttctttcagatgaacacaatcggagttagggttatatagttatattaacaatcaccctgatgctcccAAGATTTATAATGGCAATGCACAGAAACCACTTGTTTAAagctcaaaaaagtgcatccattcatcataaaaatACTCCAgacagctccggggggttaataaaggccttctgaagtgaagaagcatttgtttgtgtaagacaaatatcATATCCATATTTAGCGAGttataaaagaaattaattagcTTCCGCCAAACCACCTACCATATTCAatttacaaagaaagtgtaacaccgctcgcagttcaaaacacttacgcTTTAACTTTTCGTAAATTGAATGCAGAAGGtggtctgccggaagctagttattttactttataacttgttaaatatggatgtttttcttacacaaaggcatcgcttcgcttcagaaggcctttattaaccccccagagccgtgtggagaaCAGTACAATTGTCTTTTTGAATGTTATACGTattgttttatcatttaaaacccTAACATCCTTAATGTGCCATTTTTCCACAAGTGTGCTCGTGcagtttctttaaaataaatgccactTGGTACATATTTTGTTATGCAATGGCATGCATGCATTTTTGTTCCTACTGCATATAAGCCATTAAAAATACCATATCATGCAATGAATGCCACTATGAAAAGTTCATATCAATCAGTTTTGTCTGATCTTACCAATACTCTCATTGCCATTGCAGGAAGAGAAGTGTAAGGCAGTCCTGCCCTTGTCATCAGCAGCACAAGGATCAGTGTCATCTTCTAGCAATCTACGAACTAAGAGGGGAagatagttaataataaaagacTATAATTTTACTGTAGATCAAATCATAGCATCAAGTAGGAGTGGGACTACTACTGATGATCCTCACCTGTGTCAATATCATTGGAGTTGGCAGCTTCTCTGAGCCTCTTCACAGCTTGAAGGAGAAAACGATAAAGAATTGGTTAACAGGAACACTCTGGGTCATGGTTAAGAAAACTGAGTATCATAtctaatataatacaattttgACATACTGAGTTGATGATTAACACGCTCACACAAATGAggattttaaccctctggccctcttccttTACACTTGCCTTCTTTACGGTCAAAAGTGACCGAAGCCTTGAAAAgtaaattttttgtttttaaggaaaaccaatgtaatatatttttgttcaacaatattttttgaatattatataaaattttgaTAGTATTTTATGATAGTATGCAATATTTAcccattgaaaataaaaaaaatttccaacatattttttaattatttttcaattaaagcagtattccatgttaaaatagagacaatgcatttaaaatcttttttttttaaggcagaTTAGTGCCATTTGgtgagagtaaaaaaagaaaaacttatgcaATGCAATGGTGTAACCACTATAGAGCTCTATATAAAGTGGCTTATAAAttctctagtggtttttggacacaaacacttatttttattaaattttggatttggatttatacttagacattctcaaagactactttttgtcaaggtttagatttttttttttttaaatgttgatttgaagtgtcggtttttgcattaattttactacagtcaaacctgaacacagGGGAGGACTTTTTGTCACACAtaacatcaaaattcaataaaaaatacaacaaaaatgaACAAGTGTGTTTTATAACAGCTTAATAAATCTGGGTCTGATCTGATTTCAACCTCTTATTTGAGTTTTGGCTCAATTTTACCATATTGTTACAGCCACACtggttcatttgtgtgtgtgtataatggtttgttgtgtgtgtttgcctgtgaatgtgtgtaagtgagtgtgtgtttgagtgtgtggtTCTGTTTTATACTCTCTGTGTTTTGGAGTGTAACCTCTTTCTTGCGGTTCattttttttactgctttgtggctgtatttttttatattatttcacacatttgtaTAAACTCGCTCTGTCTTATAGTCAGGCTAGtcatatatatacagctatggaaaaaattaagagaccacttaacattgatttctgaacttggagtggtctcttaattttttccatagctgtatatgtgtgtgtggggatgggggtggggggttGGGTGTGTCTATTTTGCACTCTAGGCATTTTAGAGTGTCCCCCCTTCAGTGCTGTGCACTTTTTtctgatttgtagtttgtaccaacaaaagattctctgagtttttgtattttttcgtATTTACCATTAATTTCCTatgttggtcatttaaaaccGAAAAGAAGGTAAGTGTGACTATTTCTTTTTACCACCCCTTAACATGTCCATGTCATgtccttgattttttttgtgtgttcatatTGCTAATGCGacaaaagtcaccaagtgtcaTCTCATTCCAACGAAGCTatgatttttaacatttcaaaatataaaattttggCCAGGACTGATTTATAATAAAGTTAAGATATATAATTAGCTAATTAcacatgaaaaaatacaaacctcatttaaagggttagttcatccaaaaaagaaaataatgtcatttattactcaccctaatgctgttctacacccgtaaaaccttcgttaatcttcaaaacgcaaattaagatattttagttgaaatccgatggctccgctttggaagctttggagcataatgaatcagtgtatcgaatcatgaatcggatcacgtgtcaaaccaccaacctgctgaaatcacgtgactttggcgctctgaacagctgattcgacgcGCTGAtacatttatgctccgaagcttcatgaagcagtgttttgaaagtcgtttatttggggtttttttggcataccaaaaatattctcgtcactttataatattaatattgaaccactgtacttacatgaactgatttaaatatgtttttagtacattaatggatcttgagagaggaagtgtcattgctccctatgaaggcctcactgggccattggatttcatcaaaaatatcttaataaagatgaatgaaggtcttacgggtgtggaacgacatgaggatgagtaataaatgacagaatacaTATTATTAGACAAGATGTAACAGTTGTAATGTGTCAATTTGTGACATTTCTGTTCATGCACACACCATACAGGTCTTTTCCAATGGGCCCCATGTTCCTCCGGGCTCTTCCCAGCCGCCTCACCCTGCTCGACGTCATCTTGCCCGGCGAACTCCGTCCCGCCTGTAGCAGTTCACCGGGCTTCCATAACAAGTGCAGATACCGGAGCTCTGTGTCGGCAGACGGGCGGGTTCGGTTGAGTCTCAGCGCGCTCAGCGTGTCCAGACGGGAGATACTGAACCCGACCGCACCTGCAGCCTCCATCGGCGTCTCATCCTCCCGTTTCTCGGTGTCTCTCACAGCAGGTCCGTTCGCTACCGTGTACTCACCCTCCGAACTGGACCGGTCACCATCCGAGGCAGCTGCAACAAGTGGGCTCGACCCGTCCATATTAATAAGGCGTTTACTGGACTAATGTCAGCATGTAAATGCGAGTACCAACAGAATGTAAACACTGTATCTTCTGCACAAACCTAACGCAACATTGTCGCACAAGTGCGATTCTTCAAGACTGTATTTCGAGCGAGGCTTTTAAATAAAGAACCAGAGCTGCTTTAGCGTTCATTGCGAGTTAATGTTGTGATATCGAATATGAATCGTTCCGTGTTCTAATAAGCAGTGAACTATGAGCCCAATTGAGCCAAAATGGCGCTGTTTCAATGTTTTGCGCTTGTTTTTAGTAAAACACGCCTGTATTGCTTAGTCTGCGTTCATCGTGACCTAGATAGCCAATCAACATCGACGTTGTTAAAGCACTTGTCCAATCAGAGAACGTAAGGTGGTAGCGTAGTAAATACGTACGTGATTTCCATAAAAGGTGATTTCCcacttaatatattttataaaaacaaagaatagGGTCTTGAATTGAAGGGccttatatatttaaatatttaacgtaaaatgtttaaacaaaattatatttaaataaattaacaataaattagCAAAATCAGGAACTTTACATACCTAGCTCTCATCTAATAACAGCATCATACATCCTCGAAAAAATCGTTAGCAAATGTtagattattttatatttactaaTATTATGCGTTTGTTTTTTGAGAACCAATGTTTTAGATTTTGAAAACTCCTTTTCTAATATCCCAGTCTTTTCGATAAAAGATTTTAAATGACTACAATAATGcgtttctgttttattttttatgctacaatgcaatgtttattttatattatatattccatattttaattttacatactAAGgtaagcacaaacacacacctttCTGAAATTATTTAGAGATGGGATGATTTTATTGTAGTTATAAATATACGTACATGCATGTCAACCCATGAAAATACTTTATATACCCTTAACAatagtataaaaaaaattataagttATGCATTGTACTGCAACACCAAACCCAACACCATAAAACAGTATATAACTCTATACTTTGGCTTATAAAAACTATGGCAAGGTAATACTCATTAACTCATTTAACCATATGTTTGATCATAGTCTGAGTACGCTGGATGTGGGATGTTTTCTATAAAAATGTAAGTAGATTCCATGAGAAGTGGGAGGTAGATGAACAGGATTTTGAAAGCAGAACAAATTCAGTCTTTGGCACCATTAATGCCCCTCAAAGGTCAAAGTTCATAGTTGAAACGACTGCAGTGCCAGCATGTTTCGGGTATTCAGGAGCTAATGAATCATCGCCGGGCGCAACCTCTCCCTGATGATCTGCCATGAGTCCTGCCTCACGGGCATGTTGCCATAGGTGGCTGTTTCCCACAATGCCCTGCTTTCTTAAGTAACCTTGGCAGCAAAAGAGGGGTGGGGTACGATTGGTGAGGGACAGAAGGAAACAGGATTCTGAGGGAAAAGGACACATAAAAGCACATAATAAATTATTAGGTCTTGCAAGAACACTTGAACGTTTTTTTTGGCATACataatactgttcaaaagtttagggtcggtgagatttttttaaagtactgaaagtctcttctgctcgcCAATtataaaatagctgttttctattgcaatataatttaaaatgtaatttattcctgtgaggTCAAATATgaatttgctgaataaaatcttactgaccccaaactttttgtATTGTAAAATATCCATAATGTGCATATTTAGTGAATTATTGGCACTCAAATGTCTCACATTTGTGTATAGTATGTACTGACCAGCATAAAAGGCCCTGAGGTCAGTTTGGAGGCAGTGCTCGAGGAAGCGTCTGAGAGGTTGGCTGTGTGATATGGGCTGATCCCATTCAGTCAGGAAGTCCTCGACCATGTGATGAATGGCCTCAGGTCGTGGTAGAGGCCAGCCAACTGGACGATGTCTCATAACTTTCTCTATAGAAACATAAAGCACACTTAATTTAACATTCCAGTACATGACTGATAGGACAGCAACAGAATGTCCAAAATATATTCTCAAAAACGTCAAAATCTCATACAATTCCACATATGAGAGGTCAAGCGATTaaagaattaaagggttagttcacccaaaaattaaatttctgtcattaattactcaccctcatgatgttctacacccgtaagaccctcgttcatcttcagaacacaaattaaggtattttttgatgaaatatgacTTGTCTATAGAcaacaatataatcaacactgtCAAGGTCCAAAAAAGTAAAgtagtagtaaagacattgttaaaatagtcaacgtgaatacagtggttcaaccttttcgttatgaagcgatgagaatactttttgtgtgccaaaacaaaaaaataatgattttatttgacaaaatcttctcttccctgtcaatCTCTTATGCTGTTGATGTAGTGAACGTAGTGCAACACTCCCATGTTTACACCCGaacgccggctcattattggccagctcctgcgtcagcatcacacacatgcgtCGTACTGCTCACGtgacagcgtcggccaatactgagccggcattctgacgtaaacacggaagcgctgAACGTCAACAGAGTATGAGAacgacacagaagagaagatattgttgattaaagttgttatttttgctttgtttttgtgcacaaaaagtgttcttgtcccttcataacataaaggttgaaccactgcagtcacgtcgacagttgtctttagtagctttctggaccttgaaagtgttgattatattgccgTCTATGGgtgagtcatatacctctcggatttcaacaaaaatatcttaatttgtgttctgaagatgaacgatggtcttacgggtgtggaacgacatgagggtgagtaattaatgacataattttcatttttgggtgaactaaccctttaattgaaTCTCCATTCACAATATACTATATACAGTAAATCAACAAAACATATTAGAGAAGCTCTTTACCTGTAGGTAGTGTGTTGTAGTAGTACAGGACGGGATGGAGGAAGTTGGACCTCCAGGCTTTGGTCCATTCTGACTCAGCCCGACCGGGCCCTAGTGTATCAGTCCGGTTCAGTCCATACTGCATGACCAAGACCAGGAGTCCATGATCTGAGAGGGGCCGCCCAGAGAGAGCAGACAGCTGGGGCAGGGCCTGCAGAGGAAACTCCTCCAGATATTCACAGTAAGACCTGCGGAAGGAAGGAGGAGAGAGATTTGTGTAGGTAAAACAGACATTAAATCAGAGCAGCCATATTTAATTTGATGTGAATGAAAACAAGGTTGTGAGGGATATAATCACAGTCTTGTCAAGATcagtttattcagcaaggatgcattaaattgatcaaaagtgacagtaaatttataatgttacaaaagatttctatttcaaataaacactgttcttttgaagaCTGCTGAAAGAACAtatatggtttccacaaaaatattaagcagcacaacactgatagtaacaataaatgtttcttaagcatcaaatcatcatatcattatgatttctgaaggatcatgtgacactgaagactagagcaatgatgctgaaaatacagctttgatcacaggaataacacttaaaatatattcaaattgaaaagttattttaaattgcaataatatttaataatattactatttttgactgtatttgtgaacaattaaagggatagttcacccaaaaatgaaaatttgatgtttatcagcttacccccagggcatccaagatgtagatgactttttttcttcagtcgaacgcaaattatgatttttaactgcaaccgctgctgtctgtcagtcaaataatagcagtgattgggaacttgaacaataagagtcgaaaaaatttccatagacaaatccaaattaaaccctgcggctcgtgacgacacattgatgtcctgagacacgaaacgatcggtttgtgcgagaaaccgaacagtatttatataattttttacctctaatacaccactatgtccaacttcgttcagcttcctgttagtgaggtctgatcgcgctctgacaacggaagtgatgtctcgtgctcattgaagtatatgggcgagacatcacttccgtcaccagaatgcgttttttgacctcactaacaggaagctgaacggagttggacatagtggtgtattagaggtaaaaatatataaataatgttcggtttctcgcacaaaccgatcgtttcgtgtcttaggacattaatgtgtcgtcatgagccgcaggttttaattttgatttgtctaagcaacttttatttactgttatagttgaagttcccaatcactgctattatttgactgacagagggcagcggttgcagttaaaaatcataatttgcgttcgactgaagaaaaaacgtcatctacatcttggatgcactgggggtaagcagataaacatcaaattttcatttttgggtgaactatccctttaatgcagccttggtgagcagaagacatttcattcaaaatacaaaaaaattattaatatttcatcaaTGAATGATTGACAATCAGATATGACATTTTGTACATGCATCTCTTACCCTCGCAGTAAAATAATGTCCCCGAGAACCCCAAACATTTGGTATGGTCCAGAGGCTTCATTCACCCTCTTAAGAATCCAAGACTGCAGCTGACTGATGGGTAATATTGTAGCGGGCCAGGCAATGTTATGGTAACGTTGCTCCAGGATTTTATGAACGGCACGAACTGTAGTAGCAAAACAGAGAAACTTTAATATGACCTCCTAAATTCTTATGACAAACGTGAAAAGTTATGTTTAAGTGAGGCGTAATCCTTACCAGTGTAGCGGAACCCATGAACAAATCCACCAGCAGACATACGATAATCTCTGGAGTGGGCTGCCGTACCCAGGACAAACATGTTGGGTGTCCCTCTGCCTTCATACCAGGCTGTTACACCTGGCAACCGGCCTCGGGCACCGCTGCTTTGGGGCGGCCGTGCAGATCTGgatcaataatgaaaatattttgtcaatctgaaaataattcataataataaatgtaattgttcATATCTTACCCATCAAAAATGGAGAAGTTAAAACGGAAGCCCAGGCAGCGGATCACTCGGTCATACGGCTGTCTGAGAGAGAAGTTATCAGTGTGGTAACCAGGCAGATTTTGACCGGTGACCTCTGAAATGTTCTTGCCGTTCTGGTCATCAAGCAGTTCAGTCAGAGTTAAATACAGCGGCTCCTTTCCCTCCGTTGATGTTCGACTTCTTTTCTTTGCTGTTCTTCTTTTCCCAGCATTTTTTCCTCTACGGACAATGGCAATATCCTCCAGTCGTCCCTCTACAAGACCATCTAGAGATTTCAGCTGGTACGTGTCTAATAGCTCATTATTTACTGCCCTAAAAACAGAAATggtaaagtcaccatgaaatcgaAACGCAATTCTTGAATTTAGAatgttgcagtgtttattataaaagaTTTATCCATGGatgtcattattttaaaaaaaattcatgtgcactcgtaatctttaatcaaaaatgttaaCCTCCCCTCCCCCTCCAAACGATATTTCTTCTCTCCTTGATGTGTGTCTTGGCGGAGAGTGAGACTAAGGGGCCGTTTAACACAACACCGTTTTCGACTataaactgaaaactttttatgcgttttggtcaTTTATTTTCTTGACAACAGCATTTTGGTGACCTGAAAGCGCAAGCTTTTGAAAACGATATTGTCATCGTCTCtgtataaacaacaaaaacgcaaatttgtgaaaatggtaaCATCATGCTCATGTGTATTTTGTGTTAAGTCTATAGGCGTTAAGTGTTTATTACAAAGTTatatcgccatctactggcatGGCATGAATAATTAAgcatttttagtcgttttcacaGATCCTCGTgaacggggatcattttgaAAATGCTGATGCAGGTACGCGAAAAAAGCAaaggaattttttttcttcatttttagtATGCCGTTTTAgtgtaaatgtaccctaaaTATCCTCACAACTGACTACAAACTGGCAGATCTGCCTGCATTTAGAAATGCCCAACTTCCtacgatccaatcaattcccaaaaGATGAAATCCAGTCCTGCCCTACATTCTCATTCCAGATGCAGTTTCACTTGGATATTCAtgacaatatggaagaaaagactatcgcaacttctgtttcatgccaactttaattTCGACTTAAAGTGCAGTAACACTAGCGAAATTTCGTGGGCAAAAAACATCCATTGTCAACAGTACAACGATGCATGAAGTGGGGATGTGCAAGATACTGCTGCTAGCCGATATTGgaaatatgtttacattttatttagcacatttatgttttgatttatatgtttCATAACAATGGCTATGTTCCAATTGCTGTCATGTTAATGTTACAATGCTACAATCCTATTTTGCCTCAGATTTTCATTTGTTTGCGTTCTCCATGTCACTTGCTGTGGGCTCAGAGAAATGTCCACTCATAAAATGAGCAAGGTGAGAGAATATTTTGATTTAGAAGAAACAAAGTCCTAATTGTCCTATACACTCTCAATTGTGAGGGAGAAAATAGCCCAATGCAATTTTCTCAGTCGGGAGCTGAAATTCCGGATGGGGGGAGGGGGTGTTGGAGCACCAAAATTGTACATTGTTGTAGTGGTATAAACtcacagaaacaacttaaaagtGGATTTTGGATAACTTGGATAACTTTTGGAtaacttggcaacactgattgCCAATCATCCAATCAGTGGCCTCTGATTTTAGTGGAAGGGTTAGAAGGGTT
The window above is part of the Chanodichthys erythropterus isolate Z2021 chromosome 3, ASM2448905v1, whole genome shotgun sequence genome. Proteins encoded here:
- the ankrd54 gene encoding ankyrin repeat domain-containing protein 54; the encoded protein is MDGSSPLVAAASDGDRSSSEGEYTVANGPAVRDTEKREDETPMEAAGAVGFSISRLDTLSALRLNRTRPSADTELRYLHLLWKPGELLQAGRSSPGKMTSSRVRRLGRARRNMGPIGKDLYAVKRLREAANSNDIDTVRRLLEDDTDPCAADDKGRTALHFSSCNGNESIVKLLLSYGADPNQRDSLGNTPLHLAACTNHVPVITTLLRGGARVDALDRAGRTPLHLARSKLNILQEGDSRSLETLRGEVTQIIQMLREYLNIMGQSEEREKLEHISNQLQNTRTREQVDEVTDLLASFTSLSIQMQNMGDR
- the foxred2 gene encoding FAD-dependent oxidoreductase domain-containing protein 2; translated protein: MSVIQPLFRLLCVLSLANSASGLHGRNKTVSHEYCVLGAGPAGLQMGYFLSRSQRDYIILERNTGPGSFFNIYPRHRKLISINKIYTGRRNKEFNLRHDWNSLLSDRPDLLFQRISRELYPNADDFPRYLSMFEKELGLKVKYGADIGRIQASEFNGNRGYILSDQNGVNYQCSVLLVSTGLWVPQQVDFLGSDLVEGYESIPTDPEEFKEQAVLILGKGNSAFETAQSILGRASRIHLYSPSPVRLAWQTHYVGDLRAVNNELLDTYQLKSLDGLVEGRLEDIAIVRRGKNAGKRRTAKKRSRTSTEGKEPLYLTLTELLDDQNGKNISEVTGQNLPGYHTDNFSLRQPYDRVIRCLGFRFNFSIFDGSARPPQSSGARGRLPGVTAWYEGRGTPNMFVLGTAAHSRDYRMSAGGFVHGFRYTVRAVHKILEQRYHNIAWPATILPISQLQSWILKRVNEASGPYQMFGVLGDIILLRGSYCEYLEEFPLQALPQLSALSGRPLSDHGLLVLVMQYGLNRTDTLGPGRAESEWTKAWRSNFLHPVLYYYNTLPTEKVMRHRPVGWPLPRPEAIHHMVEDFLTEWDQPISHSQPLRRFLEHCLQTDLRAFYAESCFLLSLTNRTPPLFCCQGYLRKQGIVGNSHLWQHAREAGLMADHQGEVAPGDDSLAPEYPKHAGTAVVSTMNFDL